The genomic stretch CTTGCCCCTTTTATCTCTTGGAATATTTCCTGCATTCCTGTCAATTCTGTTACATTGTTCTTAATCAATTCTCTTTTAATCGTTGTTATCAGAGTCTGTCCGTCATTTTTCATCTGCACGGTTACTGCTCTTTGTATCATATAAAAAGATAAAGCCATGTATGCAAGACTGCATACCAGTACTATGATAACGATGATAGCCCTGATTTTCCTCCCTAATGAAAATCTCATCGTATTTCCCCCTTAATATTTTTATATATCATACTATAATTCTGCTGAAAATCAAACAAAAATTTTATTGTTCAACATTTTCTGTCATTGTTTTCACTAGTTTGACAGCAAACTCGAAAGTCTCCCTGATTAAACTAACTATTCAATCTGAGGGAGCTTTATATTTTTATACGTATATTTCTGATATAAATTTATCTATAAAAATGTCCACGCATTCGATAATGCGTGGACAAAGAGTGGAAATACCACTATTTATTTATCTAGATTCTACAAACCGCTTATCTTAAGCTTTCCCGCAGCAGAATTTATATTTCTTGCCGCTTCCGCAGGTACAGGGATCGTTTCGTCCTACTTTTTTCTCTTTGACTACGGTTTTCGATTTCTTCTGCTCAAGATAGAGTTCTTTTCTTTTCTCCTCTGGTAACAGGCTGTCCCAGACAGGAAGTTGATAGAGCCATTCTGCTTTCGCCTCTACCATGTTCTTATAAAGCATCTCTTTATCAAATCCGAGATTTACAACTGTTGTCTCTTCCATTTCTTCAATAGGGTTTTCTTTCACAAGGCTCTCGTTGATGCCATCTAAGAATCCTGTCATAAGTGAAATGGTAGTACCGTATTTTGCTGCTAGTTCAGCTACGGTTCCTTCTACAACAACTTCGGGCTCTGCAAGAATCTTCTCATAGATTCCCTGCTCTACATTAAAATAATTAGCCCAAAACAGCTGGCCTTCTTTCTGGTTTGTGTCAAGGGCATACGCAAAGTCCCTCCACTCAGTTAATAAACTCATTGTTCTACCTTCCTTTAATCATCTTTTGATTCTCTATAGATTTTTTACATAATATTTTTTATTTATGTATAATCTTAGAAATATTGCATCATACTATAATTAATCTAATTCGTCGATGATTTAGATTAACCGGTGCCATCTGAAACCGCTGGATCCCCCCTCCAGCATAAAGGATGACCGACTGTACAGTTCTCTGTGCAGCCAATACCAAAGAAAAGTTAAATACTTATCCTCCCCTTTTTAATGCAACCCTCATGGCAAAGGCGTCATGGGGGTTGTGTTTTTTCTGGAATCCTTATGAATCAAGGCTTTCAGGACTTGACACGATGAATGGCACAAGGAGTATTTTAACATAAAAATAGTTTATACGCAACTTATACGCACGTTTAATTTTTTTCTTGCATTTATTCCTTCGAATAGGTATTATTTTATATTCCTAATGCATTGAATTACAGGTTTGTGATTTACTTTAGAAGTTTTCTTGGAGCACTAATTCTTCTTTTTTTAACAGAACGCTATTACATAAAAGAACCACATGATGGGTATATCGCCTTCACGTGGTTCTTCCATTTATTGAACAGTTACTTTAATTTTTAGATATACCCCATTTTGAGCGTATGCATACACATAGCAATTTCCTTTTGACTTTGCTTTTATCATACCATTTTTACTTACAGTTATAATAGCTGCATTTGTTGTTTTGTATCGAATTGCTTCCGTATGATTTTTCATTTTTTTACCTTTTGGCAAAACCGCTTTAAAAGTCACTACCTTTGATTCTCCCACTTCAAGTGTTACTGCAGAAGTTTTTGCAGTTACTTTTACCGGATTTGCAAAAGAGCTGCCTTTCGTAATGGAGTGTGTAATGTTTGAGCTTGCAATTACTACCTTCTGTCCATCGATTACTCGATATGCTTTTACCTGATATTTATAATACGTCGCTTCTTTCAAATTTTTATGGCAGTAACTTTTTATATTTCCGGTTACATCTGCAAGTTTTTTTAGCTTATATTTATTACCACATTTGGCACCATATATGAAGTATCCATCTGCTCCTGAAACTTTTGTATAAGTTAGTGTTTGCGATAGCTTATCCGCTTTTGTTGTCAATAAAAAAGGATATATGTTTCCGGATACTGGTGTCTCATTAATAATTGAGTCCTCATATGCCAGTGCATAGGTGGAAAACTTGTCCGATTCAAAGGTAAATAAATGGGTAGCTGGATCATAAGTTCCCTCAATAATAGCCGCTGCTCCATCGTGGACTCTGACAATTTTATATGTTCTATTCTTTGTCAAATCTGTATTCCATAAATATTCCGGCACTTCAAAGCTGATACATATCATGCCATTGGTATTGGTTACTTTTATTGCTTCTCCATTTCCAATCTGCTTATACAAAGATAAATCAATATATACGGCAGGTGTGTCTTTCTTAAGATTTTCGGTAATCAGTTTCTTATCCGCCTCACTAACAGAGGCACTGATATCCGTTACTTTTAAGATAACCTTCGCATTTTCTCCGGCTGCTATTTTTGAGAGTTCATCTTTTGTGAACACGTGCGTCTTCAGATCCTCGGTGCTGGTATTCAGGCTCGTAGCTGGAGCACCAGCATCTTGCTGTTCGTTCTTTACAATCTTTCCATTATTACTACTACTATTATTTCCAATGTTACCGCTATTTCCTCCCGCACTACCAGTATTATTATTACCTGTATAAGCTGTCGCTGTGATTGTTATGGTTTTCTGGATCGTAGTCTGACTCTGTGAGCCCTTTGATACAGTGATGGTAAAGGAGTAGCTTCCATTGGTACCAGCCAGGTCTGCTGATGTGCCAGACACCGGTGCTGTGTAGCTTACTTTATTTACGGTAACTGTAACATTGCTGTCCTTCACTGCTGCTACGGCGGTGGATTTCAGTGCTGCTTTTATGGCTGCTTCATCCGTTGCGGCTGCCTGGGACATGTTACTGTAGCTTGCATCTTGTGCTGCGGATTTTGCCGCAGCAACTATTGCAATATCCGGATCAGGGGCAACATTCACCGTCGTGGTAAGAATTTTGCTGTCATGTTCGCTTCCTTTGGAAAGTGCAACATCATAGCTTCCTGTGGCACTATTATAAATAACAACTGCGGTTACTCCTGCCGCATCGGCTGCAGTGCAAAGCTGACTATCTACATAGCTTTGTACCGCTGCTGTTTTATCTGCTTGTGTTGCTCCGAAGGCTACCTCGACGGAACCATTTACAAGTGCTGCCTTTGCCGCTGACACTGCCTGTACATCGGTCACTCCTGTATAAGCTGTTGCTGTGATTGTTATGGTTTTCTGGCTGGTGGTCTGACTCTGTAACCCTTTTGATACAGTGATGGTAAAGGTGTAACTTCCATCGGTACCCTGCGGGTTTGACGATGTGCCTGCCTCTGGTAGAGTGTAGGTTTCATAATTTACATCAACTGTAACACGGCTATCATTCACTGCTGTTTCGGCGATGGATTTCAATACTGTTTGAATGGCTGTTTCATCCGTTGCGGCTATCTGGGACATGTTACTGTAGCTTGCATCTTGTGCTGCGGATTTTGCCGCAGAGACTATTGCAATATCCGGATCAGGGGCAACCTTCACCGTCATGGTAAGAATTTTGCTGTCATGTTCGCTTCCTTTGGAAAGTGCAACATCATAGCTTCCTGTCGCACTATTATAAGTAACACCTGCGGTTACTCCTGCCGCATCGGCAGCTGCGCTAAGCCGACTATCTACATAGCTTTGTACCGCTGCTGTTTTATCTGCTTGTGTTGCTCCGAAGGCTACCTCGACGGAACCATTTACAAGTGCTGCCTTTGCCGCTGACACTGCCTGTACATCGGTCACTCCTGTATAAGCTGTTGCTGTGATTGATATGGTTTTCTGGCTGGTGGTTTGACTCTGTAAGCCTTTTGATACAGTGATGGTAAAGGTGTAACTTCCATCGGTACCCTGCGGGTTTGACGATGTGCCTGCCTCTGGTAGAGTGTAGGTTTCATAATTTACATCAACTGAAACACGGCTATCATTCACTGCTGTTTCGGCGATGGATTTCAATACTGTTTGAATGGCTGTTTCATCCGTTGCGGCTATCTGGGACATGTTACTGTAGCTTGCATCTTGTGCTGCGGATTTTGCAGCAGCAACTATTGCAATATCCGGATCAGGGGCAACCTTCACCGTCATGGTAAGACTTTTGCTGTCATGTTCACTTCCTTTGGTAAGTGCAACATCATAGCTTCCTGTGGCACTATTATAAGTAACACCTGCGGTTACTCCTGCCGCATCGGCAGCTGCGCTAAGCTGACTATCTACATAGCTTTGTACCGCTGCTGTTTTATCTGCTTGTGTTGCTCCGAAGGCTACCTCGACGGAACCATTTACAAGTGCTGCCTTTGCCGCTGACACTGCCTGTACATCGGTCACTCCTGTATAAGCTGTTGCTGTAATTGATATGGTTTTCTGGCTGGTGGTCTGACTCTGCAAGCCTTTTGATACTGTAATGGTAAAGGTGTAACTTCCATCAGTACCCTGCGGGTTTGACGATGTGCCTGCCTCCGGTAGAGTGTAGGCTACATAATTAACATCAACTGTAACACTGCTATCATCCACAGCTGTTTCGGCAGTGGATTTCAGTGCTGTTTGGATGGCTGCTTCATCCATTGCGGCTGCTTGGGACATGTTACTGTAGCTTGCGTTCTCTGCCGCTGTCTTAGCAGCGTCTACTATTAAAATATCCGGATTGTTTGGATCAGGAGCAGTTTGAAAGGTTACCATCACGTTCTGGTCCTCCCATGTCCCGACGGTAGCACTCACAATTTTACCGGTGTCGCTGGTGATGGGTTCAATGGAGAGTGCATGAACCGTACCCTGGGCATTTAACCTGGTGGAATCACCGGAAATCGTGATACGGTTGCCTTGTACCCCATATTTACCGCCTGTGGCTTGTACTACAGCACCATCACTTAGTGTCACTTCGTCTGCTGCTGCGTCGTCGGCTCTACCTCCTCCACCGGCACCGATACCGCTGCCAGCAGTAGTAATAGCAGCAACTCCTGAATTGCCTCCACAAGCTGTAACCAATCCACTCTCTATGGTAATTTTACCGCTGTTACCACCTAGCTTATTATAAGCACCTCCACCGCCACCGATGCCGGCGCCGCCTCCGCCCCAATTGCCTGCAGCATTGCCACCTGTGGCTGTTACAGTACCGCTTTTGATGATGACTGTGCCACTGGTTTCCGAAGTTTGACCGCCCGACGTACTGCCATCGCCACCAATACCGGCACCACCTCCGCCATGAGCTTCCGAATCGTTTATGTTAAATCCCTCTGCACCGGTTGAATTTAAAAAGCCATTTCCATTAATCGTCAGTGTCGCGCCAGCCGGTACATGCAATCCGGCTTTCCCGCTGCCCCTTCTAATATTGAGGTGGGCGGCGTCTGGCGTAGATGATTCTGTAAAATCTAAAATATTACTCTTGCCAGCTTCAAGATTAATGGTAACTGTATAAGCACCATTGATGTTAATTGGATTAGGCTCTGATAAATCAGTTACACTTGTTGGAGCTAACGCCTTTATATTGACACCGGCAAGAGTCACAGTGCAATTACTCTCAATGGATATTGTATCGTTAGTCGATGTATCCGGGTCAGTATTGGCAATTGTACAGTCTCCTGTCACCTTTAGAACCTTTGTGCTATTGTCATATGACACCACAGAACCAGGGCTGCCACTGGTCACACTAACTGAGAAATCACCAAAGGTTTCCACCTCTGCTGCAAAAACAGCTGTAGGCAGCATGGTCAGTACCATGCAAACCGTAATCAAAATACATAAAAGTCTTTTTTTCATCTTGTTTCTATCCTCCTATTTTACTATCTTTTTGGGCCAGTAGCACACGCCCACGTCCAGTGAGCGAGGTTTGTCCAAATGAAAATCGGCACACCGGCAGTACCAGCACTGCCTTACACTCTCCGGTGTATCGGCTCTTGGCTCAAAAGCCGGGCATACCTGCCTAGGCCATATATTCCCTTCAATATTGGGTACTGAAAAGGACATGTCCTCCTGCCTGCACCGACGTTCTTTCATACTATCACTCTCCTAAGGGTAAAATTAATGCAGATTTCTTCAAACCTTCTGCTATAAAATACCATATAAACAAAAAAAAGAGCCTTTTACACTTAAAAGACTCATTTTTACACTTAAAAACTTATATTTAATTATAATTTTCAGTTGACAAATGATATTTGATTATTCTTACACCAAGAGTCGAACCCGAAACACTCTATTTTCAATTTGATATATTACCTCACCGTCATATTTCTTTGCAAAAGCAATCACGCTTTTGCTGCCTACGCCATGACCTTCTATATGGGTGAAAGGATAGCCATTTTCGTCAAGTGTAGTATCCTCTGGACAGGGATTTTCCATTTCCAGAAGCAGTCTCCCCACATTCCGGCAAATAAATTTAATAGCTAATGGTTTGCTCCCTGATTGCTTTGAGCAGGCCTTAATGGCATTTTCCAATAGATTTGACACCACCATGGAAAGTTCCAGGGAATCTACGGAAAGGTCATATGGAATATCCAACTCAATCTCTGTGCGAATGTTTGACTGTTCCGCATGCTTAGAATAATGACTGACCGCAGCATTAACCAGAGGGTTTTCACAATAAACCTTGCTCGTCTTAGGCGTAGACTGATTTTGAATCTTCAGCAGGGCGACAGCCTCCTTACTTTCTCCTTGTTCCAAAAACTCTAATAGCATATTATTGAAATGACGACGATCATGGGCAGCACGGCTGTACTGCGCCGATACCTCCTCCATCAGTTTAAGCCGTTCGGACATATTGCCTGTAGCTAATTGCAGATATTCCCGCTCTGCCTGCATTTTTTGATTCTCTTCCTTTACCCGATACTCTTGCTGAAGATTCTTGAGCGAAAGAAAAATGGAACTGTATGTTGCGAGTTCAATAAAAGTTAACAAAAGCAGTGGAACTAACTGTTCAGTGAAGGTAACAATGATATTTTTGGAAAAGAGAACATAATAGCCAAAGGTAATAAAGATGGCTAAGGCTACAGCGAAATATGCCGCCCAATGTTCCACCACCTGCCGATATAAAGGACGGATATAACGTGACATAATTAGTAAAATAGTTCCAAACAGGATCAACCGTAATATTGAGTTTGCATAAATCGGATTTGGTAATCTTCTAGAACCAATAAAGCTTAGAACAATAACGGTAACACTTATATTCTGTACCGTCAGATAACTGAACATCCACTGCATAAAGGTATCTTTGAACAATGGGCGTACTGCAAAACACAGTATAGCGAACAAAAATATATCAATTTTTGCCAGTACGGTTAGATTCCCACTAACATAACAATAAGTTGCTGAGCCCAAATTAAGAGATATAATGCCAAGCATGGTGAGGAAAGTCACTTTCTTGGAGTATTTGGGTTGCAGGAGTGTAATCATCAGCAGGATATTGGCGGTAGCTGTTATGACCCCTCGCAGAAGATTGGGAAATAGCACACTCATCTATTCACCTCCCTGGCCATTAGATAGTCCATGAATTGATCTCTTACTGCCGGATATAGCTTAGCCGCTATGGGTATAACTTTTCCACCCCGAAGAGTAAAGCTATCTTTTGCAAAACGTTCCACCCACTGCATATTAACGTAATACGAGGTATGACATTGCAGAAAACGAGTATCCTTTCGAATGGTCATACTGTATTCTGCAAAACTTTCCCGAATGGTACGAGTGATTACCTCCTCGTAGTTTCTCAGGTTAAAGATGACAGTATGGCGGCGATATTCGCAGCAAAGAATTTCAGACAGATTTAGTACTCGCAAACTGTCTGCGGTTTTAACGGTAAACGTCTTTTCCAAGGACAAATCGATTTTCGAGATAGCAAAGCTTAGCGTATCAAACAGCTGCTGTTTATTAATCGGCTTAATCAAATAGTTGATGGGGCTTGCAACATAAGCCTGCAAAGCAAATTGAGGCTCGGTAGTGGCATAGATAATCTGCGCCTCACGGTCTATGCGGCGAATTTCTTTGCCAAGTTCAATGCCACTAACCATGGGCATGACAATATCCAATAAGTAGAGATGAAAGCTCTCTGCTTCAATAGCAGTTAACAATTGGTCGGGATGAGAGAATAGTTTCATCTCTGCTTCTAATGTATGAGTGGCAATGTATTCGGTTATGTATGCGTTGATGATTTCCAATTCCCTCGGCTGGTCGTCACAAATAGCAATCCGTAGCATGGCTCCCCCTCCTGCAAATCGGCATGTCAATCTTAATTTATGCAAGAACGAATGTCGTAATTATGATGAATAATATTTTCTACAATTATATCATGTCGAATGTTGCAAGTCTATTGTTCCATAAAAATACTAACCGTGGATAATTTATAACAACGGAGGCTGAAAAAACATGACAAAATCATGTCTAATCAACCTCCTCTTTTTAATGCAGCCCCCTGGCAAAGGCATCATGGGGGTAAAGCTGTCGTATCCGGAGTGTCCAAACCCCTGTCTCAATTTACAATGACCTTTTGTCATTTATCTCATGTTAGCTTTTTTGTCTTAATCTTATTTTCCTTGGCATATTTATCAATTACCGAGCCAGGTGTGCAGTAGATAACAAGCTTGTCATTGCTTCCGCTAAAGGTGTAGTTATAGACATAGGTCACACTGGAGGGGATGGTTATCTTTTTTAATGCTTCACATCCCATAAACACCTGAAATTCAATTAACCAGACACTGCTTGGTATCTCAAGAGCTTTTAAGCTTTTACAGTTTACAAACATTCTGGCAGGAACGTAAGGGATTCCTTTTTCCAGAGTCACCTTTTCAAGTTTGGGGCAATCCGTAAATATATAAGAATCCATCGATTTCACAGATCCAGCCACCACTGCCTCCTTTAAATTTTCACAGTATCCAAATGCCATATGTCCTATCTCTTTAACTGTATTCGGTATTTTTACACTGGTTAAACCACTTTTGTTAAAGGCATAATCACCAATATATGTAATGGTTTTAGAAAATACAACCTGTTTTATGGAGGAGTCTACAAACGCATAGTCATCGATTCCCTTTAAACCTTTTGATAAGGTAACCTTCTCAAGAGTATAGGCATCACGAAAAGCTCCAGCTGCAATCCTATGTACATTATCGGGTATTTTTAATTCCTTATCTTCTCCATGATAAGAAAGTAGTATCCCATTTACAATCAGTAGTTCCTCAGGATTTCTGTAAATTGCAGGTACATACTCAAAGGCATATATACCAACGTTTTCAATATGTGTAGGAAGGTTCAGTTCCTCCAACGACGTACAATACCGAAAAGCAAATTCACCGATACTTTTTAGTCCATTCGGCAGAGTAACCTCTTTTAAGGAAGAGCATTCGGTAAACATATTGTCAGGAAGCTCAGTTACACCTTTGGGTATATTAATGCTTTCCAGCTTTTCGCATTTATAAAATGCTTCACTTCCAATTTTTATAATGGATTCTGGGAGCTTAACCGTTTTAATCGTTGTATTTTCTGCAAAGGCACTTCCGGCAATATACTTGATATCGGAAGGAACCGTTACATTTTCCTTCTTACCTTTATAAACAATTAATATCTTTCCGGCTTTTACAAACTCACCTTTGACGTTTTTAATCCATTTGGTATCTTCAAATGCAGAACCACCTATCGCTGTCAAAGAATCAGGTAAAGTCAGAACAGACAGCTTCTTGCTGTTATAAAAGGCTCTTTCTCCAATCTCCTTGGTTCCTTTTTTTATAATTACTGTTTTAAGATCCTTGTTCTCTGAAAAAGCAGAATCGTTAATAATTTTTACGGAACCGGGTATTGTTACCTCTGTCAGTTTTGAGACATAAGAAAATGCCCCTCCTCCAATTTCTTTTATGCCGTTTTTTAGGGTAAGCTTTTTTATGGATTTATGAGCAAAGGCTCCATCACCGATTTTCTTAACATTTCCAGGAATTGTTAAGGATGAAATTTCAGCAGCACTATAGGTAAAAGCCATATCACTGATCTCAGTTACGTTTGATGGTATGGTTATATTTTTACTGGTTCCGATGTATTCTTCTAAAACCCCATTTACTACACTAAAACCATTTTTTACATGTTTTTTCTGCCAGGGGGTTCCACGAAATACAACACCACCTATTTGTTTGATGCCTGCTGGAATGGTAACCTCCGTTAAACTTGAACACCAGATAAACGCACCGTACTGAATCTCCTGAACACCCTTTTTAATGGTTACCTTTTTCAGGTTAGCACAGGCATAGAAGGCATCGGAGCCAATTGTTTTTACGGTAGAAGGTATTACGACTTCTTTCAGACTGTTACAGTGGTCAAAGGCACTGTCCCCTATCACAGTTACATTTGCAGGTATGGTAACTTTGCTTGCGCTGCCAAGATATTGCATCAGGACACCGTTAAGAATCACGAAATCATTTTTCGCAGCTGATACCTGATAGGGCTGAGCACATGATACTATAATCAAAATGGCTAGTAGTACACAGCACCACTTTTTTCGGTAAGTTTTTTTAATGCTTATCATATGAAATCTCCTCATCTTTCGTTTTTCCTTTTAGTTTATACGAGTAATTTATTACAAGTATTATTGTATTGATTCAGTCAAATATACAGCAATCTCTTGCAATAATTCTACTTATAAACCGTGTAAGACCCCAGCATATTATATGCCATATCTTACAATTTTACAATAATACATCCTTTCTTCACCACCACTCCATTCTGTGTACCCACTTTGCAGTATTCAGCGTTGCGATTTTAGGAACTCAACATCACTGCATCCTTAAATTACACCTTGCTGTTTTTCGCAAATTGTCGCCCCAAAGAGGAACCTTCAGTCCTGCACAAGCAGATTTCAGACACCCCCTGGTATAAAGTATTATTCTTTTAACATTATAAAGAAAAGTTCTTCTACATATAAATAGCAGTAACAGGGCTGCTGTAAAAACCAGCAGCCCTGTTACTCTGTTCATTTTTCTCTGTGAAATGTGGATAATTATATTTTTCAAAAATTATCGGAGGTATTAGTGCTTATTAACTATGATATGATTATCTGAAAGGCCATAGTCTTTTCTTATAAAAGGGTGAAGAATCTTTCACCGCACTTTTTCCAAAGGAATCCGCATATGGAACAAAATCAATATACATTCCACCGGCAAATGGTAATGCAATCTTAGCAATATTGGAAAAGAGCTGTTCTTTCTCTCCCGTAAAGTCCACTACTAGCAGATAACTTTTTTCTTCTTCTTTGATGAGAAGCTTAAGATAGACAGCCTTAACATTTTTACAAGTTTTAAGGTACTCTGATATGGCGTTCACCATCTCCTGAGGATAATCTTTGGGTTCGCCAAGTAAAACCTTCGTATCCTCCTTTACAACCTGCTCTTCCATTTTGTTCGGTTGTTTTTTATCCAATACAACTGCTTCTATCTCATCAAGCATATTAGACGTTAAATTTAGATTAACACCAAAAGGGTTAATTACAATC from Anaerocolumna sp. AGMB13020 encodes the following:
- a CDS encoding SEC-C metal-binding domain-containing protein — encoded protein: MSLLTEWRDFAYALDTNQKEGQLFWANYFNVEQGIYEKILAEPEVVVEGTVAELAAKYGTTISLMTGFLDGINESLVKENPIEEMEETTVVNLGFDKEMLYKNMVEAKAEWLYQLPVWDSLLPEEKRKELYLEQKKSKTVVKEKKVGRNDPCTCGSGKKYKFCCGKA
- a CDS encoding beta strand repeat-containing protein encodes the protein MKKRLLCILITVCMVLTMLPTAVFAAEVETFGDFSVSVTSGSPGSVVSYDNSTKVLKVTGDCTIANTDPDTSTNDTISIESNCTVTLAGVNIKALAPTSVTDLSEPNPININGAYTVTINLEAGKSNILDFTESSTPDAAHLNIRRGSGKAGLHVPAGATLTINGNGFLNSTGAEGFNINDSEAHGGGGAGIGGDGSTSGGQTSETSGTVIIKSGTVTATGGNAAGNWGGGGAGIGGGGGAYNKLGGNSGKITIESGLVTACGGNSGVAAITTAGSGIGAGGGGRADDAAADEVTLSDGAVVQATGGKYGVQGNRITISGDSTRLNAQGTVHALSIEPITSDTGKIVSATVGTWEDQNVMVTFQTAPDPNNPDILIVDAAKTAAENASYSNMSQAAAMDEAAIQTALKSTAETAVDDSSVTVDVNYVAYTLPEAGTSSNPQGTDGSYTFTITVSKGLQSQTTSQKTISITATAYTGVTDVQAVSAAKAALVNGSVEVAFGATQADKTAAVQSYVDSQLSAAADAAGVTAGVTYNSATGSYDVALTKGSEHDSKSLTMTVKVAPDPDIAIVAAAKSAAQDASYSNMSQIAATDETAIQTVLKSIAETAVNDSRVSVDVNYETYTLPEAGTSSNPQGTDGSYTFTITVSKGLQSQTTSQKTISITATAYTGVTDVQAVSAAKAALVNGSVEVAFGATQADKTAAVQSYVDSRLSAAADAAGVTAGVTYNSATGSYDVALSKGSEHDSKILTMTVKVAPDPDIAIVSAAKSAAQDASYSNMSQIAATDETAIQTVLKSIAETAVNDSRVTVDVNYETYTLPEAGTSSNPQGTDGSYTFTITVSKGLQSQTTSQKTITITATAYTGVTDVQAVSAAKAALVNGSVEVAFGATQADKTAAVQSYVDSQLCTAADAAGVTAVVIYNSATGSYDVALSKGSEHDSKILTTTVNVAPDPDIAIVAAAKSAAQDASYSNMSQAAATDEAAIKAALKSTAVAAVKDSNVTVTVNKVSYTAPVSGTSADLAGTNGSYSFTITVSKGSQSQTTIQKTITITATAYTGNNNTGSAGGNSGNIGNNSSSNNGKIVKNEQQDAGAPATSLNTSTEDLKTHVFTKDELSKIAAGENAKVILKVTDISASVSEADKKLITENLKKDTPAVYIDLSLYKQIGNGEAIKVTNTNGMICISFEVPEYLWNTDLTKNRTYKIVRVHDGAAAIIEGTYDPATHLFTFESDKFSTYALAYEDSIINETPVSGNIYPFLLTTKADKLSQTLTYTKVSGADGYFIYGAKCGNKYKLKKLADVTGNIKSYCHKNLKEATYYKYQVKAYRVIDGQKVVIASSNITHSITKGSSFANPVKVTAKTSAVTLEVGESKVVTFKAVLPKGKKMKNHTEAIRYKTTNAAIITVSKNGMIKAKSKGNCYVYAYAQNGVYLKIKVTVQ
- a CDS encoding GHKL domain-containing protein encodes the protein MSVLFPNLLRGVITATANILLMITLLQPKYSKKVTFLTMLGIISLNLGSATYCYVSGNLTVLAKIDIFLFAILCFAVRPLFKDTFMQWMFSYLTVQNISVTVIVLSFIGSRRLPNPIYANSILRLILFGTILLIMSRYIRPLYRQVVEHWAAYFAVALAIFITFGYYVLFSKNIIVTFTEQLVPLLLLTFIELATYSSIFLSLKNLQQEYRVKEENQKMQAEREYLQLATGNMSERLKLMEEVSAQYSRAAHDRRHFNNMLLEFLEQGESKEAVALLKIQNQSTPKTSKVYCENPLVNAAVSHYSKHAEQSNIRTEIELDIPYDLSVDSLELSMVVSNLLENAIKACSKQSGSKPLAIKFICRNVGRLLLEMENPCPEDTTLDENGYPFTHIEGHGVGSKSVIAFAKKYDGEVIYQIENRVFRVRLLV
- a CDS encoding LytR/AlgR family response regulator transcription factor, which produces MLRIAICDDQPRELEIINAYITEYIATHTLEAEMKLFSHPDQLLTAIEAESFHLYLLDIVMPMVSGIELGKEIRRIDREAQIIYATTEPQFALQAYVASPINYLIKPINKQQLFDTLSFAISKIDLSLEKTFTVKTADSLRVLNLSEILCCEYRRHTVIFNLRNYEEVITRTIRESFAEYSMTIRKDTRFLQCHTSYYVNMQWVERFAKDSFTLRGGKVIPIAAKLYPAVRDQFMDYLMAREVNR
- a CDS encoding leucine-rich repeat domain-containing protein, whose amino-acid sequence is MISIKKTYRKKWCCVLLAILIIVSCAQPYQVSAAKNDFVILNGVLMQYLGSASKVTIPANVTVIGDSAFDHCNSLKEVVIPSTVKTIGSDAFYACANLKKVTIKKGVQEIQYGAFIWCSSLTEVTIPAGIKQIGGVVFRGTPWQKKHVKNGFSVVNGVLEEYIGTSKNITIPSNVTEISDMAFTYSAAEISSLTIPGNVKKIGDGAFAHKSIKKLTLKNGIKEIGGGAFSYVSKLTEVTIPGSVKIINDSAFSENKDLKTVIIKKGTKEIGERAFYNSKKLSVLTLPDSLTAIGGSAFEDTKWIKNVKGEFVKAGKILIVYKGKKENVTVPSDIKYIAGSAFAENTTIKTVKLPESIIKIGSEAFYKCEKLESINIPKGVTELPDNMFTECSSLKEVTLPNGLKSIGEFAFRYCTSLEELNLPTHIENVGIYAFEYVPAIYRNPEELLIVNGILLSYHGEDKELKIPDNVHRIAAGAFRDAYTLEKVTLSKGLKGIDDYAFVDSSIKQVVFSKTITYIGDYAFNKSGLTSVKIPNTVKEIGHMAFGYCENLKEAVVAGSVKSMDSYIFTDCPKLEKVTLEKGIPYVPARMFVNCKSLKALEIPSSVWLIEFQVFMGCEALKKITIPSSVTYVYNYTFSGSNDKLVIYCTPGSVIDKYAKENKIKTKKLT